In Tachypleus tridentatus isolate NWPU-2018 chromosome 7, ASM421037v1, whole genome shotgun sequence, a genomic segment contains:
- the ND-PDSW gene encoding NADH dehydrogenase (ubiquinone) PDSW subunit isoform X2 — translation MGDVNPPRNIIQSFANAVFYFVDAPVTWFRETIVKPNQKIHYYYHRKFQEVPGIDECEVGDVVCIFEANEQFKRNKQVDSEILNILKQRRDECLLYENPDHQVRCKKVLEDYQKAAENWFIKCGGR, via the exons ATGGGTGATGTAAATCCTCCAAGGAATATTATTCAGTCTTTTGCAAATGCTGTTTTCTATTTTGTTGATGCACCAGTAACTTGGTTTAGAG AAACAATTGTGAAGCCAAACCAGAAGATACATTATTACTATCATCGGAAGTTTCAAGAAGTCCCAGGAATTGATGAATGTGAAGTGGGGGACGTAGTCTGTATTTTTGAAGCAAACGAGCagtttaaaagaaacaa ACAGGTGGACAGTGAGATTCTCAATATTCTAAAGCAGAGAAGAGATGAATGTTTGCTGTATGAAAACCCAGACCACCAGGTTCGTTGCAAGAAGGTTCTGGAAGATTATCAAAAAGCAGCAGAGAACTGGTTTATAAAAT